In Nymphaea colorata isolate Beijing-Zhang1983 chromosome 13, ASM883128v2, whole genome shotgun sequence, one DNA window encodes the following:
- the LOC116266887 gene encoding shaggy-related protein kinase eta-like, translated as MASLPLGPHSGEGLKAATARSEMTDDKDLSASVSVVEGPDAVTGHIISTTIGGKNGELKRTISYMAERIVGNGSFGIVFQSKCLETGETVAIKKVLQDRRYKNRELQLMRLMDHPNVVSLKHCFFSTTNNNELFLNLVMEYIPETVDRVLKHYTNMNQSMPLIHVKLYTYQIFRALAYIHNAAGVCHRDVKPQNLLVDPLTHQLKLCDFGSAKVLVRGEANISYICSRYYRAPELIFGATEYTTSIDIWSAGCVLAELLLGQPLFPGEGAVDQLVEIIKVLGTPTREEIRCMNPNYKDFRFPQIKAHPWHKVFHKRMPPEAIDLTSRLLQYSPNLRCTALEACAHPFFDELREANARLPNGRPLPPLFNFKQELNGASQELIEKLIPEHVRRQSGLNFLHPTGT; from the exons ATGGCTTCGCTTCCTCTGGGGCCTCATTCCGGTGAGGGCTTGAAAGCGGCAACTGCGCGCTCGGAGATGACCGACGACAAG GATTTATCGGCCTCTGTATCGGTTGTGGAGGGACCTGATGCAGTCACTGGTCATATAATTTCAACGACTATTGGAGGCAAAAATGGTGAACTGAAACGG ACTATCAGTTACATGGCAGAGCGTATTGTTGGGAATGGTTCTTTTGGGATTGTCTTTCAG TCAAAATGCTTGGAGACCGGAGAAACAGTGGCTATAAAGAAGGTTCTACAGGATAGACGATACAAGAACCGTGAGTTACAGTTGATGCGCTTAATGGATCATCCAAATGTCGTTTCTTTGAAGCACTGTTTCTTCTCTACAACAAACAACAATGAGCTATTTCTCAATTTGGTGATGGAATACATCCCTGAAACTGTAGATCGAGTTCTTAAGCATTACACTAACATGAACCAAAGTATGCCACTTATACACGTGAAGCTGTACACATACCAA ATATTTAGGGCACTGGCTTATATACACAATGCTGCTGGTGTTTGCCACAGGGATGTAAAACCACAAAATCTATTG GTGGATCCTCTTACCCACCAACTGAAGCTATGTGACTTTGGAAGCGCTAAAGTTCTG GTCAGAGGTGAAGCTAACATCTCATACATCTGTTCCCGTTACTACCGAGCTCCAGAACTCATTTTTGGGGCTACAGAGTATACCACTAGCATTGACATATGGTCTGCAGGTTGTGTTTTGGCTGAATTGCTTCTTGGTCAG CCATTGTTTCCTGGGGAGGGTGCAGTTGATCAGCTTGTTGAGATCATCAAG GTTCTTGGCACCCCAACTCGTGAGGAAATCCGCTGCATGAACCCTAATTATAAAGATTTTAGATTTCCACAAATAAAAGCACATCCTTGGCACAAG GTTTTCCACAAAAGGATGCCACCGGAGGCAATTGACCTGACTTCTCGCCTGCTTCAGTATTCTCCCAATCTCCGATGCACTGCT CTGGAAGCTTGTGCTCATCCCTTCTTTGACGAGCTTCGAGAGGCTAATGCTCGTTTGCCAAATGGACGGCCTTTACCGCCGCTCTTTAACTTCAAGCAGGAA TTGAATGGTGCTTCTCAAGAGCTCATTGAAAAGCTTATTCCTGAACACGTGAGGAGGCAATCTGGTTTAAATTTCTTGCACCCAACTGGGACGTAA